Proteins encoded in a region of the Halosimplex halophilum genome:
- a CDS encoding nitrite/sulfite reductase has translation MPHKKEAWKDEMYGDEVREKIEEFAEKGWDAIPEEERDEWFSRFKFWGVFHHRGGQESYFMMRLTNCGGVLEPGQLKAIGEVARDYAKGPVENPEFGNGWIDFTTRQSIQLHWLKLEDIPEIWEKLEAVGVSSRSAGGDTMRNISGCPVAGKAEEYVESRELLDEIQAEIRGDDDLANMPRKFNISVTGCRQGCAQDSINDIGLEPAHKFIDGEEVRGFNVRVGGGLGGREPREARPLDLFVTRDQAKETVRAFVELYHEEGNRENRSKNRARFFVDEWGTDAIREELGERLDFELERAGTDFRREYTYNAGKPTEQGAHDHVGVYDQTDGKNYVGLSVPVGRMPAEDAIELADLASAYGSGEIRLSRRQNPLIMDVPDGRLAHLLNEDLLETYRPEPNPFEQGAMACTGTEFCSLALTETKARMARMLQWLAGEVELPDDVDRIKMHYSGCTADCGQAMTADIGLQGMRARKDGEMVEAMDVGVGGGIGEDPTFIEWVRQRVPADEVPGMIANLVEAYAALREEGQTFREWVDATGHETIVELAEPEEVEGYTDPCLADGKQSWYPFADGESPAPTDAEGQPLSADD, from the coding sequence ATGCCACACAAGAAGGAAGCCTGGAAGGACGAGATGTACGGCGACGAAGTGCGCGAGAAAATCGAGGAGTTCGCGGAGAAGGGGTGGGACGCCATCCCGGAGGAGGAGCGCGACGAGTGGTTCTCCCGGTTCAAGTTCTGGGGGGTGTTCCACCACCGCGGGGGCCAGGAGTCGTACTTCATGATGCGGCTCACCAACTGCGGCGGCGTCCTCGAGCCCGGCCAGCTGAAGGCCATCGGCGAGGTCGCCCGCGACTACGCGAAAGGTCCCGTCGAGAACCCCGAGTTCGGCAACGGCTGGATCGACTTCACGACGCGCCAGTCGATTCAACTGCACTGGCTCAAGCTGGAGGACATCCCCGAGATCTGGGAGAAACTGGAAGCCGTGGGCGTCTCCTCGCGCTCCGCGGGGGGCGACACGATGCGCAACATCTCCGGCTGTCCCGTGGCGGGGAAGGCCGAGGAGTACGTCGAGTCCCGCGAGCTCCTGGACGAGATCCAGGCGGAGATCCGCGGCGACGACGACCTGGCCAACATGCCCCGGAAGTTCAACATCTCGGTGACGGGCTGTCGCCAGGGCTGCGCCCAGGACTCGATCAACGACATCGGCCTCGAACCCGCCCACAAGTTCATCGACGGCGAGGAGGTCAGGGGGTTCAACGTCCGCGTCGGCGGCGGCCTCGGCGGCCGCGAACCGCGCGAGGCCCGCCCGCTCGATCTCTTCGTCACCCGCGACCAGGCCAAGGAGACGGTACGGGCGTTCGTCGAGCTCTACCACGAGGAGGGCAACCGCGAGAACCGCTCGAAGAACCGCGCCCGCTTCTTCGTCGACGAGTGGGGCACCGACGCCATCCGCGAGGAACTCGGCGAGCGGCTGGACTTCGAACTGGAGCGGGCCGGAACGGACTTCCGCCGCGAGTACACCTACAACGCCGGCAAGCCGACCGAGCAGGGCGCCCACGACCACGTCGGCGTCTACGACCAGACGGACGGCAAGAACTACGTCGGCCTCTCGGTCCCGGTCGGGCGGATGCCCGCCGAGGACGCCATCGAACTCGCCGACCTGGCCTCCGCGTACGGCTCCGGCGAGATCCGGCTGAGCCGGCGCCAGAACCCCCTCATCATGGACGTGCCGGACGGCCGGCTCGCGCACCTCCTCAACGAGGACCTGCTGGAGACCTACCGGCCCGAGCCCAACCCCTTCGAGCAGGGCGCGATGGCCTGTACCGGGACGGAGTTCTGCTCGCTCGCGCTGACGGAGACGAAGGCGCGGATGGCCCGGATGCTCCAGTGGCTCGCCGGGGAGGTCGAGCTGCCCGACGACGTGGACCGCATCAAGATGCACTACTCGGGCTGTACGGCCGACTGCGGCCAGGCGATGACCGCCGACATCGGCCTGCAGGGGATGCGCGCCCGGAAGGACGGCGAGATGGTCGAGGCGATGGACGTGGGCGTCGGCGGCGGCATCGGCGAGGACCCCACCTTCATCGAGTGGGTGCGCCAGCGCGTCCCCGCCGACGAGGTGCCGGGGATGATCGCCAACCTCGTCGAGGCCTACGCCGCCCTGCGCGAGGAGGGCCAGACCTTCCGCGAGTGGGTCGACGCCACCGGCCACGAGACCATCGTCGAACTCGCCGAGCCGGAGGAGGTCGAGGGGTACACCGACCCGTGTCTCGCCGACGGCAAGCAGTCGTGGTACCCCTTCGCCGACGGCGAGAGCCCCGCGCCGACCGACGCCGAGGGCCAGCCGCTCTCGGCGGACGACTGA
- the mobA gene encoding molybdenum cofactor guanylyltransferase — MRSALLLTGVGNALGSSTDDAPLGRVADAVAPAVDEVVVACSADDRSAASEAVGDRPHRLAVDPIADEGPVAAIRTGVRVASGDAVAVVAGDVPTVDTSLLDDCFETCDDAAAVPRSDGRLHPLHAVYDTGAARVACDHTLAAGSGRLYDVLSRLDPVVVDAQAPDVDAHPLTAGSHADLAPATDRLGT, encoded by the coding sequence ATGCGCTCGGCGCTCCTGCTGACCGGTGTCGGGAACGCGCTCGGGTCGTCGACCGACGACGCGCCGCTCGGGCGGGTCGCCGACGCGGTCGCGCCGGCGGTCGACGAGGTCGTGGTGGCCTGTTCGGCCGACGACCGGAGCGCGGCCTCCGAGGCGGTCGGCGACCGTCCCCACCGGCTCGCGGTCGACCCGATCGCCGACGAGGGGCCGGTCGCGGCCATCCGGACCGGCGTCCGCGTCGCGTCGGGCGACGCCGTCGCCGTCGTCGCCGGCGACGTGCCCACCGTCGACACGTCGCTCCTCGACGACTGCTTCGAGACCTGCGACGACGCCGCCGCGGTGCCCCGCAGCGACGGCCGGCTCCACCCGCTGCACGCCGTCTACGACACCGGCGCGGCCCGCGTCGCCTGCGACCACACGCTCGCGGCCGGCTCCGGCCGGCTCTACGACGTGCTCTCGCGGCTCGACCCCGTCGTCGTCGACGCCCAGGCGCCCGACGTGGACGCCCACCCGCTGACCGCCGGCTCGCACGCGGACCTCGCGCCGGCCACCGACCGCCTCGGCACCTGA
- a CDS encoding alpha/beta fold hydrolase: protein MTVVTNGGVDLYYEARGDPRPPEDGDRAADTVVFVEPAGYGAWVWGWQHAALAEGFETVTWDLRGTGRSDAPEGPYAVRTLAGDLEAVLADHGVADAHVVGAGLGGMVALEHAHRYSRAASLTLFGTTADGDRVDADALDSLFAPRDDPEALRASLRNAFAADLDAHGDVVDEIVGWRREEDADRTGFEAQAAAMRRFDRSDSLYEVTTPARVFHGVDDAVVPTAAGRDLAEGLPRGEFTAVEGGHLCFIEESAAVNDALLGAFEGSE, encoded by the coding sequence ATGACAGTCGTCACGAACGGCGGGGTCGACCTCTACTACGAGGCGCGGGGTGACCCGCGGCCGCCCGAAGACGGCGATCGCGCCGCGGATACCGTGGTGTTCGTCGAACCGGCGGGCTACGGCGCGTGGGTGTGGGGCTGGCAGCACGCCGCCCTCGCGGAGGGCTTCGAGACGGTCACCTGGGACCTGCGCGGGACCGGCCGCTCGGACGCGCCGGAGGGTCCCTACGCGGTCCGGACGCTGGCGGGCGACCTCGAAGCCGTCCTCGCCGACCACGGTGTCGCCGACGCGCACGTCGTCGGCGCCGGCCTCGGCGGGATGGTCGCGCTGGAGCACGCGCACCGCTACAGCCGCGCGGCGTCGCTGACGCTCTTTGGTACCACTGCCGACGGCGACCGCGTCGACGCCGACGCGCTCGACTCGCTGTTCGCGCCCCGGGACGACCCCGAGGCGCTCCGGGCCTCGCTGCGCAACGCGTTCGCGGCCGACCTCGACGCCCACGGCGACGTGGTCGACGAGATCGTCGGCTGGCGCCGCGAGGAGGACGCCGACCGCACGGGCTTCGAGGCCCAGGCCGCCGCGATGCGGCGCTTCGACCGCTCGGACTCGCTGTACGAGGTCACGACGCCCGCCCGGGTGTTCCACGGCGTCGACGACGCGGTCGTCCCGACGGCGGCGGGCCGGGACCTGGCCGAGGGACTCCCCCGCGGGGAGTTCACCGCCGTCGAGGGCGGGCACCTCTGCTTTATCGAGGAGAGCGCCGCGGTCAACGACGCGCTGCTCGGCGCGTTCGAGGGGAGCGAGTGA